From Kitasatospora sp. MAP12-44:
CCGGGAACAGCACGCCCGGCTGCGGATTCACCACCTGCACGCGGTACTTGCCGCCGGTGGCCTTGGTCTGCGCCGGGGCCAGGGTGACCGTGCCGTCGGCCGCCGTGACCCCGTTGATGCTGGTGCCGGCGTCATCGCTGAGGGTCACCGTGACGCCGCCGATGCCCGGTTCCAGGCCGGGCGTCCAGGTGCCGCTGGTGTCCACGGCCCGGATCACCCGGACCGTCACCGTGCCGTCCCCGGCCTGCGGGTACGCCGACGGCGCCAACACCAACGAGCAACTGCCGAGCCCGAGTACGAGCGCCGCTAAGCCGCCCATCGCGCGCACAGCAGGCATGCTCGGCCGTAGCCGACCGGGCCCGCGTGCGCTGCGTGCTAGTTGTTCACGTGTCTCTGTCATCCCCTGCTCTCATCGTTCACACGGGGGCAACTGCCCCCATCAGGAGGTAGTACGTGACATGGCGGAGAACCGCCTTGCGGGCGAGCTTAAGGGGGATTTAGGCAAGATCTTGGTGGAATGGCGAATTTCGTCTGTGTGAACCTGTCGAACAATGAGCGGTTTTTACCTTGACCCGGGTCTGTCCGGTCTTCGGCTCCGCCCCGCAAACCCGCGGTGGCCGTAAGCCCGTTCATGGCGTACCGCTGGCCGGGTCAGCAGCGCGACGGAAGCCGGGGTTCCCGCGCCAGGCCGATGCGGTGGCCCACGGCGCCGATGTGCCGGACGAGCAGGTCGCGGGCGGCCGCCCGGTCGGCGTCGGCCAAGGCCCGGGCCAGTGCGGTGTGTTCCTCGATGTCCGCCGCAACGTGTGCGGGACGGGCGGTGGAGGCGGCGCTGACCCGGATCTGCTGGTCCCAGAGTGCGGCGTGGGACGCGGCCAGCACGCTGTTGCCGCCGGCCCGCATCAGACGCGCGTGGAAGTCACGTGCGGTCTCCAGGATCGGGCCCGTGGGCGACGCGGCTCCCTCGGTCGCCTCGCGCGCCGCCAGGGCGAGCAGGTCCTCGCCAACGGCGCGCACGGCCTCGTCGGGCTCGGTCGAAAGGGAGTCGAGGGCGAACAGTTCCATCAGCAGTCGGGCTTGGAGTACGGCCATGGCCTCGCCGGGGGTGACCGGGGTGACCATCGCGCCGCGCTTGGGGTAGAGCCGGAGGAAGCCCTGGGCCTCCAGGCGCAGGAACGCTTCACGCACCGGGGTCCGGGAGATGCCCAGTTCGGCTGCCACGGTCCCCTCGGACAGCAGTTCGCCGCCCGGGTAGGCACCACTCAGGAGGAGATCGCGCAGATGGGCGTAGGCGAGGTCAGCGGCAGGCTGTGGCTTGGACACGGGACCAGTCTGGCCCGTTCGGGTGGATTCGGCATCCAAGCTTGCATCTATGCTTGTATGCATGCTTGCATGAGCGCGACCGAGGTCGAGAGCACCCACCGAAAGGCTCCCCGTGCGCACAGCACTCTTCGTGACCTGCCTGAATGACGGGCTGTTCCCGCGTTCGGGGCAGGCCACCGTCAGGCTGCTGCGCCGGCTCGGGGTCGAGGTCGAGTTCCCCCCGGCGCAGAGCTGCTGCGGGCAGATGCACTGGAACACCGGCTACCGAGCCGAAACCGCCCGCCTGGCCGCACACTTCGTGAAGGTGTTCGGCGAGTACGACGCCATCGTCGTCCCGTCGGCCTCCTGCGGCGCAATGCCCGCCGAAGCCTATGAGCGTGCGGCTGAGACCGTCGGCGATGCGGGCTTGGCCCGCGCTGTGCGCGAGCTCGCGCCCCGGGTCCACGAACTGACGGGCTTCTTGACCGATGTGCTCGCCGTCGAGGACGTCGGCGCCTACTTCCCGCACCGCGTCACCTACCACCCCACCTGCCACAGCTTGCGCGCCGCCCCGGTCGGCGACCGGCCGTACCGGCTGCTGCGGGCCGTGGCCGGGATCGAGTTCATCGAACTTCCCGCGCAAGAGGAGTGCTGCGGGTTCGGCGGGACCTTCTCGGTGAAGAATCCGGCCGTGTCCGGAGCGATGAACGCCGACAAGGCCCGCCACGTCCTGGAGACCGGCGCGAGCGTGCTCGCCGCCGTCGACAACTCCTGCCTGATGAACATCGGAGGCCGCCTCGCCAAGGACGGGCAGACCGTTCGGACCATGCACCTGGCCGAGATCCTTGCCCGCACCCGGGCCGACGGCCCGGTCTCCGACCTGCCCCACGTCGCCGACCTGCCCCACTCGACGGACTCGACGCACTCGACGCGGGAGCTGACCCGATGAGCCGCACCTTCGTAGGCTGGCCCGCCTTCCCGCAGGCCGCCGCCATCGCCACGCGTGACGCTCAACTGCGCGCCAACGTCGCGCGCGCCACCGGGACCATCCGCGCCAAGCGAGCCAAGCTCGTTGCGGAGCGCCCCGATTGGGAAGAGCTGCGCGACTCCGCTGCCGCGCTCAAGGACGATGTCCTCGCCCACCTCGACACCTACCTGCTCCAGGTCGAGGAACAGGTCACCGCCGCCGGCGGCACCGTCCACTGGGCGCGCGACGCCGCCGAGGCCAATCGGATCGTCACCGACTTGGTGCGTGCCACCGGCGAGCGGGAGATCGTCAAGGTCAAGTCCATGCTCACGGAGGAGATCGGCCTCGACAACGCCCTGGCGGCCGCCGGGATCGACGCCCGGGAGACGGACCTCGCGGCCGCGATCGTGCAGCTCGGCGACGACCTGCCCTCGCATGTCGTGGTCCCCGCGCTGCACCGCAACCGTGCTGAGATCCGCGACATCTTCGTGCGCGAGATGGGCCGCCACGGCCGCCCTGCTCCCGAAGGGCTCAGCGACGACCCGCAGCAGCTGGCCGAGGCCGCCCGCTTGCACATGCGGGAGAAGTTCCTCAAGGCCAAGGTTGCCGTCAGCGGTGCCAATTTCCTCGTGGCCGAGACCGGCACGGCAGTCGTGGTCGAGTCCGAGGGAAACGGACGCATGTGCCTGACCCTGGCCGACACCCTCATCACCCTCGTGGGCCTGGAGAAGGTTGTCCCGACCTGGCGCGACCTGGAGGTCTTCCTGCAACTGCTGGCTCGCAACGCCACCGGTGAGCGGATGTCGCCGTACACCACCACCTGGACCGGAACCACCCCCGGCGACGGCCCGCAGACGTTCCACCTGGTCCTGGTCGACAACGGCCGCACCCGCGCTCTCGCTGACGAGGTCGGACGCCAGGCCCTGCGCTGCATCCGCTGCGGCGCCTGCATGAACATCTGCCCCGTCTACGAACGCACCGGCGGGCAGAGCTACGGCTCGGTCTATCCGGGCCCGATCGGAGCGATTCTCAACCCGCTGCTCAAGGGCCTCGACGATCCGCAGACCGCCTCCCTGCCCTACGCGTCGTCGCTCTGCGGCGCCTGCAACGACGTCTGCCCCGTGCGGATCCGCTTCACGGACGTCCTGCTGGAGCTGCGACACCAGGTCGCAGAGGGCGAAGCGAAGGTCAAGCACCCCGGTGAGAAGGCCGCCCTGCGCGCCGTCGGCGCAGTGATGGAGCACCCCGCCGCCTGGAACGCGGCCATTCGGGCCGCGGGCAAGGCCGGCCCGCTGATTCCGAAGAAGAAACTGCCGGGACCGCTCTCCGGCTGGACCGACAGCCGGATCGTCCCCGGCGTTCCCAAGGAATCGTTCCGCGCCTGGTGGGAGCGCACCGACGGCGGCACCGATGGAGGCACCGAGTGAGCAGCGCCCGCGATGAAATTCTGGCCCGTGTACGCGCGGCAACCGCTACCCAGCGTGCGGAGTCGGGCGCGGTGCCACGCACGTACCTGCAGCATGCTCCCGGAATCGAGCCGGCAGACCGTCCAGCGGTGCTCGCGCTGTTCGTCGAGCGGCTGGTCGAGTACGGGGCCACCGTCCACCGGGTCCGGTCGGCGGACGTCGCGGCCGTGCTGGCCGCGGCCCTGCCCGACGGCAGCGCGGTGGTTCCGGGCGGCTTCCCCGCGCCCTGGCTGGCCGAGTGGACCGGCACCGTGATCGCCGACACCCCGCCGCTCCCGCCTGGCCGACTCGACACGGTGGATGCCGTCCTGACCACCTGTACGGCAGCCATCGCCGACTCGGGCACTCTCGTGCTGGACGGCGGCCCGGGCCAAGGCCGACGGGCCGCCACCCTCCTGCCGGACCTGCACCTCTGTGTCGTCCGTGCCGATCAGGTGGTCTCTTCGATTCCCGAGGTGATCGGAGAGCTGAACCCGCGCCGGCCCCTGACCTGGATCAGCGGACCGTCCGCCACGGCCGACATCGAGATGATCCGTGTGCAAGGCGTCCACGGCCCACGCCGGTTGACGGTCGTCCTGGTCGACGGGTAGCGAGGACAGCGGATTGGCCCCAGTGGATGTGAGCGCTAACCCCCACTGTCAGGTCCGGGCGATCCTCCGGACATACGATCCTCCGAAAAATAACGGCGAGGGCGGCAACCTTCTTGGCCCCGGCGGCAACCGAGCGGTGTAACACCGGCTCGATCGACCGAATGGATGGCCATGAAGGCAACGAAGCACGCCGCCCAGCGACCGTGGCACAGGCACGGGCCGGCCAGGGGCGTTCCCCTCGCGCTGCTGGTGGTCGGCGTCCTGGTCTGTCTGGTCGTGACGTTCCTGGTCGGGGGCGGAGGAGAACCCGGGCACCCCGCCGCCCTAGCGGCCGCCGGCACCGCCGCGCCGGGCGCGAGCGTCCCGCCCACCGCCGAGGCCGCGCCGTCGGCCAGCAGCGCGAGCGCGAGCGCGGACGCATCGCCCAGCGTCGCGAGCTCGGCACCGGCCTCGGTCACTGCCTCACCCGCGCCTTCGGCCGCACCCACACGCACGCCGGTGCCGGCGGCGTCGGCCGCGCCGACGGCCGCCGCGAGCGGCAGCGCGGGCGCGGCCCCCGCGGCGGCCACCCTGGCGGGACGGATCAAGCCCGGTGTCACCAACCAGGGCGTCGCCACCGCCTACGCCGCGGCT
This genomic window contains:
- a CDS encoding LUD domain-containing protein yields the protein MLALFVERLVEYGATVHRVRSADVAAVLAAALPDGSAVVPGGFPAPWLAEWTGTVIADTPPLPPGRLDTVDAVLTTCTAAIADSGTLVLDGGPGQGRRAATLLPDLHLCVVRADQVVSSIPEVIGELNPRRPLTWISGPSATADIEMIRVQGVHGPRRLTVVLVDG
- a CDS encoding LutB/LldF family L-lactate oxidation iron-sulfur protein — translated: MSRTFVGWPAFPQAAAIATRDAQLRANVARATGTIRAKRAKLVAERPDWEELRDSAAALKDDVLAHLDTYLLQVEEQVTAAGGTVHWARDAAEANRIVTDLVRATGEREIVKVKSMLTEEIGLDNALAAAGIDARETDLAAAIVQLGDDLPSHVVVPALHRNRAEIRDIFVREMGRHGRPAPEGLSDDPQQLAEAARLHMREKFLKAKVAVSGANFLVAETGTAVVVESEGNGRMCLTLADTLITLVGLEKVVPTWRDLEVFLQLLARNATGERMSPYTTTWTGTTPGDGPQTFHLVLVDNGRTRALADEVGRQALRCIRCGACMNICPVYERTGGQSYGSVYPGPIGAILNPLLKGLDDPQTASLPYASSLCGACNDVCPVRIRFTDVLLELRHQVAEGEAKVKHPGEKAALRAVGAVMEHPAAWNAAIRAAGKAGPLIPKKKLPGPLSGWTDSRIVPGVPKESFRAWWERTDGGTDGGTE
- a CDS encoding GntR family transcriptional regulator — translated: MSKPQPAADLAYAHLRDLLLSGAYPGGELLSEGTVAAELGISRTPVREAFLRLEAQGFLRLYPKRGAMVTPVTPGEAMAVLQARLLMELFALDSLSTEPDEAVRAVGEDLLALAAREATEGAASPTGPILETARDFHARLMRAGGNSVLAASHAALWDQQIRVSAASTARPAHVAADIEEHTALARALADADRAAARDLLVRHIGAVGHRIGLAREPRLPSRC
- a CDS encoding (Fe-S)-binding protein; the encoded protein is MRTALFVTCLNDGLFPRSGQATVRLLRRLGVEVEFPPAQSCCGQMHWNTGYRAETARLAAHFVKVFGEYDAIVVPSASCGAMPAEAYERAAETVGDAGLARAVRELAPRVHELTGFLTDVLAVEDVGAYFPHRVTYHPTCHSLRAAPVGDRPYRLLRAVAGIEFIELPAQEECCGFGGTFSVKNPAVSGAMNADKARHVLETGASVLAAVDNSCLMNIGGRLAKDGQTVRTMHLAEILARTRADGPVSDLPHVADLPHSTDSTHSTRELTR